The proteins below are encoded in one region of Mycobacterium pseudokansasii:
- a CDS encoding NADH-quinone oxidoreductase subunit C produces MSSPDQDPREAIARADEEVIDVRRGMFGVSGTGDTSGYGRLVRQVTLPGSSPRPYGGYFDDIVDRLAEALQGEGVEFDDAIEKVVVYPPGKGAELTLHVRRERLPQVAQRLRDEPELRFEMCLGVNGVHYPHETGRELHAVYPLQSITHNRRLRLEVSAPDSDPHIPSLYSVYPTNDWHERETYDFFGIVFDGHPSLTRIEMPDDWHGHPQRKDYPLGGIPVEYKGAQIPPPDERRGYN; encoded by the coding sequence ATGAGCTCCCCAGACCAAGACCCGCGGGAGGCGATCGCCCGCGCGGACGAAGAAGTGATCGACGTTCGACGCGGGATGTTCGGCGTCAGCGGCACCGGTGACACGTCCGGATACGGGCGGCTGGTGCGTCAGGTCACGTTGCCGGGCAGCAGCCCTCGGCCGTATGGCGGCTATTTCGACGACATTGTCGACCGCCTGGCCGAAGCACTGCAGGGCGAGGGTGTCGAATTCGACGACGCCATAGAGAAAGTCGTGGTGTACCCGCCGGGAAAGGGAGCCGAACTGACCTTGCACGTCCGCCGCGAACGACTGCCACAAGTCGCCCAACGCCTGCGCGATGAACCGGAATTGCGGTTCGAAATGTGCCTGGGCGTCAACGGAGTGCACTACCCGCACGAAACCGGCCGGGAGCTGCACGCCGTCTACCCCCTGCAGTCGATCACCCACAACCGTCGTCTCCGGCTGGAAGTGTCTGCGCCCGACAGTGATCCGCATATCCCGTCGCTGTATTCGGTCTATCCGACCAACGACTGGCACGAGCGCGAGACATATGACTTCTTCGGGATCGTCTTCGACGGGCATCCGTCACTGACCCGCATCGAGATGCCCGACGACTGGCACGGACATCCGCAGCGCAAGGACTACCCGCTCGGTGGCATCCCAGTCGAATACAAGGGCGCGCAGATACCCCCGCCCGACGAACGTAGGGGCTACAACTGA
- a CDS encoding NuoB/complex I 20 kDa subunit family protein: MGLEEQLPGGILLSTVEKVAGYVRKNSLWPATFGLACCAIEMMATAGPRFDLARFGMERFSATPRQADLMIVAGRVSQKMAPVLRQIYDQMAEPKWVLAMGVCASSGGMFNNYAIVQGVDHVVPVDIYLPGCPPRPEMLLHAILKLHEKIQEMPLGVNRERAIAEAEEAALLARPTIEMRGLLR, translated from the coding sequence GTGGGACTGGAAGAACAGCTACCCGGCGGGATCCTGCTGTCGACAGTCGAGAAGGTGGCGGGCTACGTCCGCAAAAACTCACTGTGGCCGGCGACGTTCGGCTTGGCGTGCTGCGCGATCGAAATGATGGCGACCGCCGGACCGAGGTTCGATCTGGCCCGCTTCGGGATGGAGCGATTCTCGGCGACGCCGCGGCAAGCGGATCTGATGATCGTGGCGGGACGGGTCAGCCAGAAGATGGCGCCGGTGCTACGCCAGATCTACGACCAGATGGCCGAGCCGAAATGGGTTCTCGCCATGGGGGTGTGCGCGTCGTCCGGTGGAATGTTCAACAACTACGCGATCGTCCAGGGTGTGGACCACGTTGTTCCGGTCGACATCTACCTGCCGGGGTGTCCGCCGCGGCCCGAGATGCTCTTGCACGCAATCCTCAAGCTGCACGAGAAGATTCAGGAAATGCCGTTGGGTGTCAACCGGGAGCGTGCCATCGCCGAGGCCGAAGAGGCGGCGCTGCTGGCCAGGCCCACCATCGAGATGCGCGGACTGCTGCGATGA
- a CDS encoding NADH-quinone oxidoreductase subunit A, producing the protein MNVYIPILVLAALAAAFAVFSVVIASLAGPSRFNRSKLAAYECGIEPTDSSVSGPHATAGQRFPIKYYLTAMLFIVFDIEIVFLYPWAVSFDALGTFALVEMVIFMLTVFVAYAYVWRRGGLTWD; encoded by the coding sequence GTGAACGTCTACATACCCATCCTGGTGTTGGCGGCGCTTGCTGCCGCCTTTGCCGTGTTCTCGGTTGTGATCGCGAGCCTGGCCGGCCCGTCGCGCTTCAACCGTTCAAAGCTCGCGGCCTACGAATGCGGGATTGAACCGACAGACAGCTCGGTGAGCGGCCCGCACGCGACGGCCGGGCAGCGGTTCCCGATCAAGTACTACCTGACCGCAATGTTGTTCATCGTCTTCGACATCGAGATCGTGTTCCTGTATCCGTGGGCGGTCAGCTTCGACGCGCTGGGCACCTTCGCGCTGGTCGAGATGGTGATATTCATGCTCACGGTGTTCGTTGCCTACGCCTACGTGTGGCGCCGCGGGGGCCTGACGTGGGATTGA
- a CDS encoding response regulator transcription factor, whose product MPDSSDALRILVYSNNVQTRQQVMRALGKRLHPDLPELSYVEIATAPMVIQRMDEGGIDLAILDGEATPAGGMGIAKQLKDELSTCPPILVLTGRPDDSWLASWSRAEAAVPHPIDPIVLGRTALGLLRAPAL is encoded by the coding sequence GTGCCCGACTCCAGCGATGCCCTGCGGATCCTCGTCTATAGCAACAACGTCCAAACCCGCCAACAGGTGATGCGTGCGCTGGGCAAACGGCTGCACCCTGATCTGCCGGAATTGAGCTATGTCGAAATAGCGACAGCTCCGATGGTGATACAGCGGATGGACGAAGGCGGCATCGACTTGGCCATCCTCGACGGCGAGGCGACACCAGCCGGGGGCATGGGAATCGCCAAACAGCTCAAAGACGAACTCTCGACGTGCCCACCGATTCTGGTGCTCACCGGGCGGCCGGATGACTCCTGGCTGGCCAGCTGGTCGCGGGCCGAGGCCGCGGTACCGCATCCGATCGACCCGATCGTGCTTGGCCGCACGGCGCTCGGTCTGTTGCGTGCTCCTGCGCTCTGA
- a CDS encoding class I SAM-dependent methyltransferase, with the protein MSQPSPDTILFFREFCGKFEATGSVAPSTRHLARAITRHLRNRGPAPIRVLDCGPGTGAFTDRIVDHLRPGDTLDVVEINDSFVRVLQRRFATEPKWQAVSDFINIHQLPFQNFDAEEPYDFIISGLPHSNFPAITVAEILHCYTRLLKPGGILSYVEYLYLRQIRRTLSRGTQRDRIRSVEQLMSSHMSKHQVTHESVLRNVPPARIHHLTAPADGAGRGTGSDWNTLSA; encoded by the coding sequence ATGAGTCAACCGTCACCTGACACCATCCTGTTTTTTCGCGAGTTCTGCGGGAAGTTCGAGGCGACCGGTTCGGTGGCGCCGAGCACCCGCCACCTGGCCCGGGCCATCACGCGCCACCTGCGGAACCGTGGTCCAGCGCCTATTCGCGTTCTGGACTGCGGGCCAGGCACCGGCGCGTTCACTGACCGAATTGTCGACCACCTGCGCCCAGGTGACACATTGGACGTGGTGGAAATCAATGATTCCTTTGTCCGCGTACTACAGAGACGTTTTGCCACCGAACCAAAATGGCAGGCGGTCAGCGATTTCATCAATATCCATCAGCTGCCGTTCCAGAATTTCGATGCCGAGGAGCCATACGATTTCATCATTTCAGGCCTTCCGCACAGCAACTTCCCCGCGATCACCGTGGCGGAGATCCTCCACTGTTACACCCGGCTACTCAAGCCCGGAGGGATACTCAGCTACGTCGAATACCTTTACCTCCGGCAAATCCGCAGAACCCTGTCACGCGGGACTCAGCGCGATCGCATACGCAGTGTCGAGCAGCTCATGTCGTCGCACATGAGCAAACACCAGGTCACCCACGAGAGTGTTCTCCGCAACGTTCCGCCCGCCCGGATACACCATTTGACCGCGCCGGCCGACGGCGCCGGAAGAGGCACGGGTAGTGACTGGAACACGCTCAGCGCGTAG
- a CDS encoding DedA family protein codes for METFILSHHSYLLLPLLTATGIPVPEEVVTVAAGALSSPSIGRLEPGLAIFACLAGVLVGDCALYWIGRSLGQTHLGRYRWFARLVDSDRTAHVVRILQQHGVKVFLLVRFVFGMRTPLYLAIGALKMDFRRFLVCDLVGGTLAVGTFFLLSYLGAGWISGLIHRSEWAATAMLLVTAVTAGLYYGVWKRWRVQLSPHRPGLQGKAQ; via the coding sequence ATGGAAACGTTCATCCTGTCGCACCATTCGTATTTGCTGTTACCGCTGCTTACAGCCACCGGCATTCCCGTCCCTGAAGAAGTGGTCACCGTCGCGGCGGGCGCGTTGAGCTCACCTTCGATCGGCCGGCTCGAGCCAGGGTTGGCAATCTTTGCGTGCCTGGCCGGGGTGCTGGTCGGCGACTGCGCGCTGTACTGGATCGGCAGGTCGCTCGGTCAGACACATCTGGGGCGGTATCGCTGGTTCGCGCGGTTGGTCGACAGCGATCGAACAGCGCACGTCGTGCGCATCCTGCAGCAACATGGCGTGAAGGTGTTTCTGTTGGTGCGATTCGTGTTTGGGATGCGCACTCCGCTGTATCTGGCAATCGGTGCCCTAAAGATGGACTTTCGCCGGTTTCTGGTGTGCGATTTGGTAGGCGGGACGTTGGCCGTCGGCACGTTTTTCCTACTCAGCTATCTCGGCGCTGGATGGATCAGCGGGCTGATTCATCGGTCGGAATGGGCCGCGACTGCGATGTTGCTGGTGACGGCTGTGACCGCCGGATTGTATTACGGCGTCTGGAAACGTTGGCGCGTGCAATTGAGCCCGCACCGGCCTGGATTGCAAGGAAAGGCACAATGA
- a CDS encoding PPE family protein, with protein sequence MSFWVLPPEINSLRMFIGAGSAPMLQAATAWAGLADELGAAAQSFASVTSGLAGQAWQGPAAATMAAAAAPYAAWLSAAAAQSAGAAGQARAMVTMFEAAQAATVLPATVAANRDAFVQLVMSNLFGQNAPAIAFAESIYEEMWAADVSAMSGYYSGAAALASQLVPWQSILKGLPVMGSAGAAGTSAGGGVAGTTNVGGNGEGANTGGGNAGSASGGPVGAETNNVVNGNPSVGLSQADPLYSNVGQGIAGSGNVGSASLLSGGATSAGAVTTPGMMGVPIPIPATGGNQTGSAGIGIGAGSAGNGAPTRAPEAAAPPVAEVEAAAPHMGVLPNADPEIAAKAAPVPVARVTQSTGSGISESALRPSPTADVAHRSANKQDQASEADETAVSLRPEAEKGKLRPRVKQEPGVQMRGG encoded by the coding sequence GTGAGTTTTTGGGTGCTGCCGCCGGAGATCAACTCTTTACGAATGTTCATTGGCGCGGGTTCAGCGCCCATGTTGCAGGCAGCGACCGCATGGGCGGGGCTTGCCGACGAGTTGGGGGCCGCGGCCCAATCCTTTGCCTCGGTGACGTCGGGGTTGGCGGGTCAAGCTTGGCAGGGTCCGGCAGCGGCGACGATGGCGGCAGCGGCAGCTCCGTACGCGGCGTGGCTGAGTGCGGCCGCGGCGCAGTCCGCCGGGGCCGCGGGGCAGGCCCGTGCCATGGTCACCATGTTCGAGGCAGCCCAGGCAGCGACGGTGCTTCCGGCGACCGTGGCTGCCAATCGCGACGCATTCGTGCAGTTGGTGATGTCGAATTTGTTCGGCCAGAACGCGCCGGCTATAGCGTTCGCGGAGAGCATTTACGAGGAGATGTGGGCTGCGGATGTGTCTGCGATGTCGGGCTACTACTCCGGCGCCGCGGCGCTCGCTTCGCAGTTGGTGCCGTGGCAGAGCATCCTAAAGGGCCTTCCGGTTATGGGTAGCGCCGGCGCCGCGGGCACAAGCGCCGGCGGCGGCGTCGCGGGTACTACCAATGTCGGCGGCAACGGGGAGGGTGCGAACACTGGCGGCGGCAACGCCGGTAGCGCGAGCGGCGGCCCGGTCGGTGCGGAGACCAACAACGTCGTCAACGGCAACCCCAGCGTCGGGCTATCGCAGGCCGACCCGCTGTATAGCAACGTAGGTCAGGGGATTGCCGGCAGCGGCAATGTCGGCAGTGCAAGTCTCTTGAGTGGCGGCGCCACCAGCGCAGGCGCCGTCACGACCCCCGGGATGATGGGCGTTCCGATCCCGATCCCGGCTACCGGCGGCAATCAGACCGGGTCTGCCGGCATTGGCATTGGTGCGGGCAGTGCTGGAAATGGCGCACCAACTCGGGCACCGGAAGCAGCGGCCCCGCCGGTGGCCGAGGTCGAAGCGGCGGCTCCTCATATGGGGGTGTTGCCGAACGCGGATCCGGAAATTGCGGCGAAAGCGGCCCCGGTACCGGTAGCGAGGGTAACGCAGTCGACGGGTTCCGGAATTTCGGAGTCGGCGCTACGGCCGTCGCCGACCGCCGATGTGGCGCACCGGTCAGCCAACAAGCAGGACCAGGCGTCGGAGGCGGACGAAACGGCGGTTTCGCTACGGCCGGAAGCCGAAAAGGGGAAGCTACGACCTCGGGTAAAGCAAGAGCCGGGAGTTCAAATGCGTGGTGGCTGA
- a CDS encoding YceI family protein: MTTLETLLSDPDAAGAWNLVPDHSAVTFKIKNMWGLLAVKGEFTKFTGRGNLTEQGKVSGYLEVDVASLRTGIRLRDKHLLSADFFEVERFPEIRVVVTALQPTKGKHAELQASFTIKGITDPVTLPVTVTEFSDGSVRIAGETEIDRIQFGLRWNKFGILAATATAAGEVCFVKAP; this comes from the coding sequence ATGACGACGCTCGAAACGCTACTCAGCGATCCCGATGCCGCCGGAGCATGGAATCTTGTTCCGGATCACTCGGCGGTCACCTTCAAGATCAAGAACATGTGGGGCCTGCTCGCGGTCAAGGGCGAATTCACCAAGTTCACCGGCCGCGGCAACCTGACTGAGCAGGGCAAGGTCTCCGGTTATCTCGAGGTAGACGTCGCCTCGCTGCGCACGGGTATCCGCCTGCGCGACAAGCACTTACTCTCGGCCGACTTCTTCGAAGTCGAACGCTTCCCAGAAATCCGGGTTGTGGTGACCGCCCTGCAGCCGACCAAGGGCAAACACGCCGAACTGCAGGCCAGCTTCACCATCAAAGGCATCACAGACCCGGTAACCCTGCCGGTCACGGTCACCGAGTTCAGCGACGGCTCGGTGCGCATAGCCGGCGAAACCGAGATCGACCGAATCCAGTTCGGCTTGCGTTGGAACAAGTTCGGCATTCTGGCCGCAACGGCGACCGCAGCGGGCGAGGTCTGTTTCGTGAAAGCGCCGTAG
- a CDS encoding nuclear transport factor 2 family protein — translation MPSSTTEAIAEVADRLFAAIEISDRAAVARMWSDDIAVWRAGAHRDDDKAHALRVIDWFVSATTERRYEVLDRQIFDDGSGRGFVQQHVLHAAGQTGQSIALRVCIVIKLDTEGLINRIDEYFDPAELAPLLS, via the coding sequence ATGCCCTCTTCCACCACCGAGGCCATTGCCGAAGTGGCCGACCGGTTGTTCGCTGCCATCGAAATCAGCGACCGGGCGGCGGTTGCCCGCATGTGGAGCGACGACATCGCAGTGTGGCGCGCGGGTGCCCACCGCGATGACGACAAGGCCCACGCACTGCGGGTGATCGATTGGTTCGTCTCGGCGACCACCGAGCGTCGGTATGAGGTTCTGGACCGCCAGATTTTCGATGACGGGTCCGGTAGGGGCTTCGTCCAGCAGCACGTGCTGCATGCGGCCGGCCAGACCGGACAGTCGATCGCGCTGCGGGTTTGCATCGTGATCAAGCTGGACACCGAAGGTTTGATAAACCGGATCGACGAGTACTTCGACCCGGCCGAGCTTGCACCCTTGCTCAGTTGA
- a CDS encoding PPE family protein, with the protein MNFSVLPPEINSLRIFAGAGPQPMLAAATAWDGLAGELAGAASSFSSVTSGLVDGSWRGPASAAMAAAAAPYAQWLSAAAGHASGAAAQARAVASSFDAARAATVHPLMVAINRNRFVQLVTSNVLGLNAPAIASAEAQYEQMWAQDVAAMLSYYADTSAAAAALSPWGAGLQGASAASGQWGAPETPASGGGPLASAISAGSSAAAGTNISLPNLGFGNTGNGNFGSGNAGDLNLGSGNNGNVNLGSGNNGNVNFGSGNTGNVNLGSGNAGSLNVGSGNAGNNNLGSGNDGNANLGHGNVGSNNFGSGNIGGGNLGFGNAGSNNFGSGNNGSGNLGSGNSGNLNVGFANTGSNNIGFANTGNNNIGIGLTGDNQIGFGGLNSGTGAVGLFNSGSGNTGIFNSGSNNLGWLNSGVGNWGGWNSGAGSTGFGNSGVTSTGFWNSGSYDTGFGNAGSGNAGAFNSGSHNTGWFSSGSGGTGDYNSGDGNFGSFNAGDVNTGSFNAGSVNTGLWNSGHINTGALNSGTLNTGFGSPIIQTVANSGFGNTGTGNSGFNNFGDNNSGYGNAGVAGGPGQNNAGIGNQGMQHSGIGNTGSNNDSGLGNTGLYNAGFFNTGDNNSGFGNINTVANGFNSGIGNFGNSNSGGFNIGTGWAGFFGSNF; encoded by the coding sequence ATGAATTTTTCGGTGTTGCCGCCGGAGATCAATTCGTTGCGGATTTTCGCCGGCGCCGGTCCGCAACCGATGCTGGCCGCAGCTACGGCCTGGGACGGACTGGCCGGCGAGCTCGCCGGTGCGGCGTCGTCGTTTTCGTCGGTGACGTCGGGTTTGGTCGACGGCTCGTGGCGGGGGCCGGCGTCAGCGGCGATGGCGGCTGCAGCGGCGCCTTACGCCCAATGGTTGAGTGCCGCGGCGGGTCACGCTTCGGGGGCGGCAGCTCAGGCTCGTGCGGTGGCCAGTTCGTTCGACGCGGCGCGCGCGGCCACAGTGCATCCATTGATGGTGGCGATCAACCGTAATCGGTTCGTGCAGCTGGTGACGTCGAACGTGCTTGGCTTGAACGCGCCGGCGATCGCCTCAGCCGAGGCCCAATACGAGCAGATGTGGGCGCAGGACGTGGCCGCGATGCTGAGTTATTACGCTGACACGTCGGCCGCGGCGGCCGCATTGTCGCCGTGGGGTGCTGGGCTGCAGGGCGCTTCCGCCGCATCGGGCCAGTGGGGTGCGCCAGAGACGCCGGCTTCCGGGGGAGGGCCGTTGGCGTCCGCCATCTCGGCCGGGTCGAGTGCGGCCGCCGGCACCAATATCTCGCTACCCAACCTGGGTTTCGGCAATACCGGCAATGGAAACTTCGGATCCGGCAATGCCGGTGATTTGAATCTGGGTAGCGGAAACAACGGCAACGTCAACCTGGGTAGCGGAAACAACGGCAACGTCAATTTCGGCAGCGGCAACACCGGCAATGTCAACCTTGGCAGCGGTAATGCCGGCAGCCTCAACGTCGGCAGCGGCAACGCCGGCAACAACAACCTGGGCAGCGGCAACGACGGGAACGCAAACCTCGGCCACGGGAACGTCGGCAGCAATAATTTCGGCAGTGGAAATATTGGCGGCGGCAACCTTGGCTTCGGCAACGCCGGCAGCAATAACTTCGGCAGTGGAAACAATGGGAGCGGCAACCTTGGGAGCGGGAACAGTGGTAATCTCAATGTCGGCTTCGCTAATACTGGTAGCAACAATATTGGTTTTGCTAATACCGGAAACAATAATATCGGTATCGGCCTCACTGGCGACAATCAGATTGGCTTCGGCGGCCTGAACTCCGGCACCGGAGCCGTCGGCTTGTTCAATTCTGGTAGCGGTAACACCGGCATTTTCAACTCCGGAAGCAATAACCTGGGGTGGCTGAACTCGGGGGTGGGCAACTGGGGTGGTTGGAACTCCGGGGCGGGCAGCACCGGCTTTGGCAACTCGGGCGTGACCAGCACCGGCTTCTGGAATTCCGGGTCCTACGACACCGGCTTTGGTAACGCCGGCTCGGGCAATGCCGGCGCTTTCAACTCGGGCAGCCACAACACCGGCTGGTTTAGCTCGGGCTCCGGCGGCACGGGTGACTACAACTCGGGCGACGGCAACTTCGGGAGCTTCAACGCAGGCGACGTGAATACCGGGAGCTTCAACGCAGGCTCCGTCAATACCGGATTGTGGAATTCAGGCCACATCAATACCGGCGCCCTGAACTCCGGAACTCTGAACACCGGTTTCGGCAGTCCGATCATTCAGACGGTTGCCAACTCGGGGTTTGGCAATACCGGCACCGGCAACTCTGGTTTCAACAATTTCGGTGATAACAACTCTGGCTACGGCAACGCAGGCGTCGCAGGCGGACCCGGCCAGAACAATGCCGGTATCGGGAATCAAGGGATGCAACACTCCGGAATTGGAAACACCGGTTCCAACAATGACTCAGGCCTCGGGAACACAGGTTTGTACAATGCTGGGTTCTTCAACACTGGAGACAATAATTCCGGCTTCGGAAACATCAACACCGTTGCCAATGGATTCAATTCGGGCATTGGTAATTTTGGCAACAGCAACTCTGGTGGCTTCAATATTGGTACCGGATGGGCCGGCTTCTTTGGTAGCAACTTCTGA